Proteins encoded together in one Coregonus clupeaformis isolate EN_2021a chromosome 30, ASM2061545v1, whole genome shotgun sequence window:
- the LOC121545699 gene encoding tyrosine-protein phosphatase non-receptor type 1 has product MEAEFRKIDEPGSWNAIYQEIRQQSSELPCKLAKLPENKTRNRYRDVSPFDHSRIRLQLGANDYINASLISVEEAQRSYILTQGPLPNTCGHFWEMVWEQRTMGVVMLNRVIEKGSVKCAQYWPPREEREAIFEDTNFKLTLVSEDIKSYYTVRQLELENLSTLETREILHFHYTTWPDFGVPESPASFLNFLFKVRESGCLNSDQGPVVVHCSAGIGRSGTFCLVDTCLLLMSMRKDPSSVRIRDMLLEMRRYRMGLIQTADQLRFSYLAVIEGAKCIMGDASLQESWKELSKEEDVPPEFTPPPPRPRPPGLINGMVEPSFFPEEIVVEQNNSHTRSAPPETELRWRGGGDGATFQSPTVPTDQPGGQVGSKEPDPKALMEPHRLHETETQQGLNQDQAAAAGDDSPEAQGAWTPLLANMCLCTALALGAYVCYRACFH; this is encoded by the exons ATGGAAGCCGAGTTTCGGAAAATCGATGAACCCGGGAGTTGGAACGCCATTTACCAG GAAATCCGTCAGCAATCAAGTGAGCTGCCCTGCAAACTTGCCAAATTACCTGAAAACAAAACTCGGAATCGCTACAGAGATGTCAGCCCAT TTGACCACAGCAGAATCCGCCTGCAACTGGGTGCGAACGACTACATTAACGCCAGCCTAATTTCTGTAGAAGAGGCACAGAGAAGCTACATTCTTACTCAG GGACCCCTTCCAAACACATGTGGTCACTTCTGGGAGATGGTTTGGGAGCAGAGGACCATGGGAGTGGTGATGCTGAACCGTGTCATTGAGAAAGGATCT GTGAAGTGTGCACAGTACTGGCCacctagagaggagagggaggcgaTCTTTGAAGACACAAATTTCAAGCTTACACTTGTTTCAGAAGACATTAAGTCCTACTACACTGTCCGTCAGCTGGAGCTGGAAAATCTGTCG ACTCTGGAAACTAGAGAGATCCTACATTTTCACTACACCACCTGGCCTGACTTTGGGGTGCCCGAATCTCCAGCCTCCTTCCTCAACTTCCTGTTTAAGGTGCGGGAGTCTGGGTGCCTCAACTCTGACCAGGGGCCTGTGGTGGTGCACTGCAGCGCAGGCATCGGCCGCTCCGGAACCTTCTGTCTCGTCGACACCTGCCTCTTACTG ATGTCCATGCGCAAGGACCCGTCATCTGTGCGCATTCGTGACATGCTGCTGGAGATGCGACGCTATCGGATGGGCCTGATTCAGACCGCTGACCAACTCCGATTTTCCTACCTCGCTGTTATTGAAGGTGCCAAGTGCATCATGGGAGACGCATCGTTGCAG GAGTCGTggaaagagctctccaaagaagAGGATGTTCCTCCAGAGTTCACCCCTCCCCCGCCCCGCCCCCGACCACCAGGTCTAATCAACGGCATGGTTGAACCTTCCTTCTTTCCTGAGGAGATTGTTGTTGAGCAGAACAATTCCCACACTCGCAG TGCCCCACCAGAAACTGAACTGCGATGGAGGGGCGGTGGTGATGGTGCTACCTTCCAGTCTCCCACTGTCCCCACTGATCAACCTGGCGGCCAGGTGGGAAGCAAAGAACCAGATCCCAAAGCTCTGATGGAACCACACCGACTGCATGAGACCGAAACTCAACAGGGGCTGAACCAGgaccaggcagcagcagcaggagatGACAGCCCTGAGGCTCAGGGTGCCTGGACCCCCCTGCTGGCCAACATGTGCCTCTGCACTGCCCTGGCCCTGGGTGCTTACGTCTGTTACCGGGCCTGTTTCCACtga
- the LOC121545697 gene encoding kelch-like protein 12 isoform X1, which yields MAPKDIMINSHAKSILNAMNVLRKSNTLCDITLRVENTDFPVHRIVLAACSDYFCAMFTSELSKNHQLSEKGKSFIDIQGLTASTMEILLDFVYTETVLVTVENVQELLPAACLLQLKGVKRACCDFLDSQLDPTNCLGIRDFAETHNCLDLMQAAELFSQKHFPEVVQHEEFMLLSQNEVEKLVKCDEIQVDSEEPVFEAVLNWVKHNRKERETYLSEMLEHVRMPLLTPRYITDVIDSEPLIRCSLPCRDLVDEAKKFHLRPELRSEMQGPRTQARLGAKEVLLVIGGFGSQQSPIDIVEKYDPKTQEWSFLPNIARKRRYVATVSLNDRVYVIGGYDGRSRLSSVECLDYTADEDGVWYNVATMNVRRGLAGATTLGDMIYVAGGFDGSRRHTSMERYDPNIDQWSMLGDMQTAREGAGLVVASGLIYCLGGYDGLNILNSVERYDPHTGHWTNVTPMATKRSGAGVALLNDHIYVVGGFDGTAHLDSVEVYNIRTDYWTTVASMTTPRCYVGATVLRGRLYAIAGQMRNNGGDRYDGNSLLSSIECYDPVIDSWEVVTSMATQRCDAGVCVLREK from the exons ATGGCTCCCAAAGACATCATGATCAACTCCCATGCCAAATCCATCCTCAATGCCATGAATGTACTTCGTAAGAGCAACACACTCTGTGACATCACTTTGAGAGTGGAGAATACTGACTTTCCTGTGCACCGCATTGTCCTGGCAGCCTGCAGTGACTACTTCTGTGCCATGTTCACCAGTGAG CTCTCTAAGAATCACCAG CTGTCAGAGAAAGGGAAATCCTTCATAGACATTCAGGGGTTGACTGCATCCACCATGGAGATCCTGCTGGACTTTGTTTACACAGAGACAGTCCTGGTCACAGTGGAGAATGTCCAGGAACTGCTTCCTGCTGCCTGTTTGCTGCAGCTCAAAG GAGTGAAAAGAGCATGTTGTGACTTTCTGGATAGTCAGCTTGATCCCACAAACTGCCTGGGCATTCGGGACTTTGCTGAGACCCACAATTGCCTTGACCTGATGCAGGCCGCTGAGCTCTTCTCTCAGAAGCACTTCCCTGAGGTGGTTCAACATGAGGAGTTTATGCTGCTCAGCCAGAACGAGGTTGAAAAACTAGTTAAATGCGATGAAATCCAG GTGGACTCAGAGGAGCCTGTATTCGAGGCAGTGTTGAATTGGGTTAAACACaataggaaagagagggagacgtATTTATCAGAGATGCTGGAGCATGTGCGGATGCCTTTGCTCACTCCGCGCTATATCACAGACGTTATTGACTCAGAG CCCCTCATTCGATGCAGTCTTCCCTGTCGAGACCTTGTGGATGAGGCCAAGAAATTTCACCTTAGACCTGAGCTGAGGAGTGAGATGCAGGGGCCACGCACCCAAGCCAGATTAG GTGCCAAGGAGGTCCTGCTGGTTATTGGAGGATTCGGCAGCCAACAATCCCCTATAGATATTGTTGAGAAGTATGATCCTAAAACTCAGGAGTGGAGCTTTTTACCT AACATTGCTCGGAAAAGGCGTTATGTGGCTACCGTGTCCCTCAATGACCGCGTGTATGTGATTGGCGGCTACGATGGTCGATCACGGCTTAGCTCGGTGGAGTGCTTGGACTACACGGCAGACGAGGATGGTGTCTGGTACAACGTCGCCACTATGAATGTACGGCGTGGCCTTGCCGGGGCGACAACACTCGGAG ATATGATCTATGTTGCTGGAGGCTTTGACGGTAGTCGCCGTCACACCAGCATGGAACGATATGACCCCAATATTGACCAGTGGAGCATGCTGGGGGACATGcagacagccagggaaggagCTGGCCTGGTGGTGGCTAGTGGACTCATATACTGTCTAG GTGGGTACGACGGATTGAATATCCTAAATTCAGTGGAACGGTATGACcctcacacaggacactggacgAATGTTACCCCCATGGCCACTAAACGCTCAG GGGCTGGTGTCGCCTTGCTCAACGACCACATCTATGTGGTGGGAGGCTTCGATGGAACAGCGCACCTTGACTCCGTGGAGGTTTACAACATTAGGACAGACTATTGGACCACGGTAGCCAGTATGACCACTCCGCGCTGCTATGTTGGAGCTACCGTCCTCCGGGGACGACTCTACGCCATAGCTGG acagatgagaaacAATGGGGGAGACAG GTATGATGGAAACTCCCTTCTGAGCAGTATCGAGTGTTACGACCCAGTTATTGACAGCTGGGAGGTGGTCACCTCCATGGCCACACAGCGCTGCGATGCAGGAGTGTGTGTCCTGCGAGAGAAGTGA
- the LOC121545697 gene encoding kelch-like protein 12 isoform X3, whose amino-acid sequence MAPKDIMINSHAKSILNAMNVLRKSNTLCDITLRVENTDFPVHRIVLAACSDYFCAMFTSELSKNHQLSEKGKSFIDIQGLTASTMEILLDFVYTETVLVTVENVQELLPAACLLQLKGVKRACCDFLDSQLDPTNCLGIRDFAETHNCLDLMQAAELFSQKHFPEVVQHEEFMLLSQNEVEKLVKCDEIQVDSEEPVFEAVLNWVKHNRKERETYLSEMLEHVRMPLLTPRYITDVIDSEPLIRCSLPCRDLVDEAKKFHLRPELRSEMQGPRTQARLGAKEVLLVIGGFGSQQSPIDIVEKYDPKTQEWSFLPNIARKRRYVATVSLNDRVYVIGGYDGRSRLSSVECLDYTADEDGVWYNVATMNVRRGLAGATTLGDMIYVAGGFDGSRRHTSMERYDPNIDQWSMLGDMQTAREGAGLVVASGLIYCLGGYDGLNILNSVERYDPHTGHWTNVTPMATKRSGAGVALLNDHIYVVGGFDGTAHLDSVEVYNIRTDYWTTVASMTTPRCYVGATVLRGRLYAIAGYDGNSLLSSIECYDPVIDSWEVVTSMATQRCDAGVCVLREK is encoded by the exons ATGGCTCCCAAAGACATCATGATCAACTCCCATGCCAAATCCATCCTCAATGCCATGAATGTACTTCGTAAGAGCAACACACTCTGTGACATCACTTTGAGAGTGGAGAATACTGACTTTCCTGTGCACCGCATTGTCCTGGCAGCCTGCAGTGACTACTTCTGTGCCATGTTCACCAGTGAG CTCTCTAAGAATCACCAG CTGTCAGAGAAAGGGAAATCCTTCATAGACATTCAGGGGTTGACTGCATCCACCATGGAGATCCTGCTGGACTTTGTTTACACAGAGACAGTCCTGGTCACAGTGGAGAATGTCCAGGAACTGCTTCCTGCTGCCTGTTTGCTGCAGCTCAAAG GAGTGAAAAGAGCATGTTGTGACTTTCTGGATAGTCAGCTTGATCCCACAAACTGCCTGGGCATTCGGGACTTTGCTGAGACCCACAATTGCCTTGACCTGATGCAGGCCGCTGAGCTCTTCTCTCAGAAGCACTTCCCTGAGGTGGTTCAACATGAGGAGTTTATGCTGCTCAGCCAGAACGAGGTTGAAAAACTAGTTAAATGCGATGAAATCCAG GTGGACTCAGAGGAGCCTGTATTCGAGGCAGTGTTGAATTGGGTTAAACACaataggaaagagagggagacgtATTTATCAGAGATGCTGGAGCATGTGCGGATGCCTTTGCTCACTCCGCGCTATATCACAGACGTTATTGACTCAGAG CCCCTCATTCGATGCAGTCTTCCCTGTCGAGACCTTGTGGATGAGGCCAAGAAATTTCACCTTAGACCTGAGCTGAGGAGTGAGATGCAGGGGCCACGCACCCAAGCCAGATTAG GTGCCAAGGAGGTCCTGCTGGTTATTGGAGGATTCGGCAGCCAACAATCCCCTATAGATATTGTTGAGAAGTATGATCCTAAAACTCAGGAGTGGAGCTTTTTACCT AACATTGCTCGGAAAAGGCGTTATGTGGCTACCGTGTCCCTCAATGACCGCGTGTATGTGATTGGCGGCTACGATGGTCGATCACGGCTTAGCTCGGTGGAGTGCTTGGACTACACGGCAGACGAGGATGGTGTCTGGTACAACGTCGCCACTATGAATGTACGGCGTGGCCTTGCCGGGGCGACAACACTCGGAG ATATGATCTATGTTGCTGGAGGCTTTGACGGTAGTCGCCGTCACACCAGCATGGAACGATATGACCCCAATATTGACCAGTGGAGCATGCTGGGGGACATGcagacagccagggaaggagCTGGCCTGGTGGTGGCTAGTGGACTCATATACTGTCTAG GTGGGTACGACGGATTGAATATCCTAAATTCAGTGGAACGGTATGACcctcacacaggacactggacgAATGTTACCCCCATGGCCACTAAACGCTCAG GGGCTGGTGTCGCCTTGCTCAACGACCACATCTATGTGGTGGGAGGCTTCGATGGAACAGCGCACCTTGACTCCGTGGAGGTTTACAACATTAGGACAGACTATTGGACCACGGTAGCCAGTATGACCACTCCGCGCTGCTATGTTGGAGCTACCGTCCTCCGGGGACGACTCTACGCCATAGCTGG GTATGATGGAAACTCCCTTCTGAGCAGTATCGAGTGTTACGACCCAGTTATTGACAGCTGGGAGGTGGTCACCTCCATGGCCACACAGCGCTGCGATGCAGGAGTGTGTGTCCTGCGAGAGAAGTGA
- the LOC121545697 gene encoding kelch-like protein 12 isoform X2 — protein MAPKDIMINSHAKSILNAMNVLRKSNTLCDITLRVENTDFPVHRIVLAACSDYFCAMFTSELSEKGKSFIDIQGLTASTMEILLDFVYTETVLVTVENVQELLPAACLLQLKGVKRACCDFLDSQLDPTNCLGIRDFAETHNCLDLMQAAELFSQKHFPEVVQHEEFMLLSQNEVEKLVKCDEIQVDSEEPVFEAVLNWVKHNRKERETYLSEMLEHVRMPLLTPRYITDVIDSEPLIRCSLPCRDLVDEAKKFHLRPELRSEMQGPRTQARLGAKEVLLVIGGFGSQQSPIDIVEKYDPKTQEWSFLPNIARKRRYVATVSLNDRVYVIGGYDGRSRLSSVECLDYTADEDGVWYNVATMNVRRGLAGATTLGDMIYVAGGFDGSRRHTSMERYDPNIDQWSMLGDMQTAREGAGLVVASGLIYCLGGYDGLNILNSVERYDPHTGHWTNVTPMATKRSGAGVALLNDHIYVVGGFDGTAHLDSVEVYNIRTDYWTTVASMTTPRCYVGATVLRGRLYAIAGQMRNNGGDRYDGNSLLSSIECYDPVIDSWEVVTSMATQRCDAGVCVLREK, from the exons ATGGCTCCCAAAGACATCATGATCAACTCCCATGCCAAATCCATCCTCAATGCCATGAATGTACTTCGTAAGAGCAACACACTCTGTGACATCACTTTGAGAGTGGAGAATACTGACTTTCCTGTGCACCGCATTGTCCTGGCAGCCTGCAGTGACTACTTCTGTGCCATGTTCACCAGTGAG CTGTCAGAGAAAGGGAAATCCTTCATAGACATTCAGGGGTTGACTGCATCCACCATGGAGATCCTGCTGGACTTTGTTTACACAGAGACAGTCCTGGTCACAGTGGAGAATGTCCAGGAACTGCTTCCTGCTGCCTGTTTGCTGCAGCTCAAAG GAGTGAAAAGAGCATGTTGTGACTTTCTGGATAGTCAGCTTGATCCCACAAACTGCCTGGGCATTCGGGACTTTGCTGAGACCCACAATTGCCTTGACCTGATGCAGGCCGCTGAGCTCTTCTCTCAGAAGCACTTCCCTGAGGTGGTTCAACATGAGGAGTTTATGCTGCTCAGCCAGAACGAGGTTGAAAAACTAGTTAAATGCGATGAAATCCAG GTGGACTCAGAGGAGCCTGTATTCGAGGCAGTGTTGAATTGGGTTAAACACaataggaaagagagggagacgtATTTATCAGAGATGCTGGAGCATGTGCGGATGCCTTTGCTCACTCCGCGCTATATCACAGACGTTATTGACTCAGAG CCCCTCATTCGATGCAGTCTTCCCTGTCGAGACCTTGTGGATGAGGCCAAGAAATTTCACCTTAGACCTGAGCTGAGGAGTGAGATGCAGGGGCCACGCACCCAAGCCAGATTAG GTGCCAAGGAGGTCCTGCTGGTTATTGGAGGATTCGGCAGCCAACAATCCCCTATAGATATTGTTGAGAAGTATGATCCTAAAACTCAGGAGTGGAGCTTTTTACCT AACATTGCTCGGAAAAGGCGTTATGTGGCTACCGTGTCCCTCAATGACCGCGTGTATGTGATTGGCGGCTACGATGGTCGATCACGGCTTAGCTCGGTGGAGTGCTTGGACTACACGGCAGACGAGGATGGTGTCTGGTACAACGTCGCCACTATGAATGTACGGCGTGGCCTTGCCGGGGCGACAACACTCGGAG ATATGATCTATGTTGCTGGAGGCTTTGACGGTAGTCGCCGTCACACCAGCATGGAACGATATGACCCCAATATTGACCAGTGGAGCATGCTGGGGGACATGcagacagccagggaaggagCTGGCCTGGTGGTGGCTAGTGGACTCATATACTGTCTAG GTGGGTACGACGGATTGAATATCCTAAATTCAGTGGAACGGTATGACcctcacacaggacactggacgAATGTTACCCCCATGGCCACTAAACGCTCAG GGGCTGGTGTCGCCTTGCTCAACGACCACATCTATGTGGTGGGAGGCTTCGATGGAACAGCGCACCTTGACTCCGTGGAGGTTTACAACATTAGGACAGACTATTGGACCACGGTAGCCAGTATGACCACTCCGCGCTGCTATGTTGGAGCTACCGTCCTCCGGGGACGACTCTACGCCATAGCTGG acagatgagaaacAATGGGGGAGACAG GTATGATGGAAACTCCCTTCTGAGCAGTATCGAGTGTTACGACCCAGTTATTGACAGCTGGGAGGTGGTCACCTCCATGGCCACACAGCGCTGCGATGCAGGAGTGTGTGTCCTGCGAGAGAAGTGA
- the LOC121545697 gene encoding kelch-like protein 12 isoform X4: protein MAPKDIMINSHAKSILNAMNVLRKSNTLCDITLRVENTDFPVHRIVLAACSDYFCAMFTSELSEKGKSFIDIQGLTASTMEILLDFVYTETVLVTVENVQELLPAACLLQLKGVKRACCDFLDSQLDPTNCLGIRDFAETHNCLDLMQAAELFSQKHFPEVVQHEEFMLLSQNEVEKLVKCDEIQVDSEEPVFEAVLNWVKHNRKERETYLSEMLEHVRMPLLTPRYITDVIDSEPLIRCSLPCRDLVDEAKKFHLRPELRSEMQGPRTQARLGAKEVLLVIGGFGSQQSPIDIVEKYDPKTQEWSFLPNIARKRRYVATVSLNDRVYVIGGYDGRSRLSSVECLDYTADEDGVWYNVATMNVRRGLAGATTLGDMIYVAGGFDGSRRHTSMERYDPNIDQWSMLGDMQTAREGAGLVVASGLIYCLGGYDGLNILNSVERYDPHTGHWTNVTPMATKRSGAGVALLNDHIYVVGGFDGTAHLDSVEVYNIRTDYWTTVASMTTPRCYVGATVLRGRLYAIAGYDGNSLLSSIECYDPVIDSWEVVTSMATQRCDAGVCVLREK from the exons ATGGCTCCCAAAGACATCATGATCAACTCCCATGCCAAATCCATCCTCAATGCCATGAATGTACTTCGTAAGAGCAACACACTCTGTGACATCACTTTGAGAGTGGAGAATACTGACTTTCCTGTGCACCGCATTGTCCTGGCAGCCTGCAGTGACTACTTCTGTGCCATGTTCACCAGTGAG CTGTCAGAGAAAGGGAAATCCTTCATAGACATTCAGGGGTTGACTGCATCCACCATGGAGATCCTGCTGGACTTTGTTTACACAGAGACAGTCCTGGTCACAGTGGAGAATGTCCAGGAACTGCTTCCTGCTGCCTGTTTGCTGCAGCTCAAAG GAGTGAAAAGAGCATGTTGTGACTTTCTGGATAGTCAGCTTGATCCCACAAACTGCCTGGGCATTCGGGACTTTGCTGAGACCCACAATTGCCTTGACCTGATGCAGGCCGCTGAGCTCTTCTCTCAGAAGCACTTCCCTGAGGTGGTTCAACATGAGGAGTTTATGCTGCTCAGCCAGAACGAGGTTGAAAAACTAGTTAAATGCGATGAAATCCAG GTGGACTCAGAGGAGCCTGTATTCGAGGCAGTGTTGAATTGGGTTAAACACaataggaaagagagggagacgtATTTATCAGAGATGCTGGAGCATGTGCGGATGCCTTTGCTCACTCCGCGCTATATCACAGACGTTATTGACTCAGAG CCCCTCATTCGATGCAGTCTTCCCTGTCGAGACCTTGTGGATGAGGCCAAGAAATTTCACCTTAGACCTGAGCTGAGGAGTGAGATGCAGGGGCCACGCACCCAAGCCAGATTAG GTGCCAAGGAGGTCCTGCTGGTTATTGGAGGATTCGGCAGCCAACAATCCCCTATAGATATTGTTGAGAAGTATGATCCTAAAACTCAGGAGTGGAGCTTTTTACCT AACATTGCTCGGAAAAGGCGTTATGTGGCTACCGTGTCCCTCAATGACCGCGTGTATGTGATTGGCGGCTACGATGGTCGATCACGGCTTAGCTCGGTGGAGTGCTTGGACTACACGGCAGACGAGGATGGTGTCTGGTACAACGTCGCCACTATGAATGTACGGCGTGGCCTTGCCGGGGCGACAACACTCGGAG ATATGATCTATGTTGCTGGAGGCTTTGACGGTAGTCGCCGTCACACCAGCATGGAACGATATGACCCCAATATTGACCAGTGGAGCATGCTGGGGGACATGcagacagccagggaaggagCTGGCCTGGTGGTGGCTAGTGGACTCATATACTGTCTAG GTGGGTACGACGGATTGAATATCCTAAATTCAGTGGAACGGTATGACcctcacacaggacactggacgAATGTTACCCCCATGGCCACTAAACGCTCAG GGGCTGGTGTCGCCTTGCTCAACGACCACATCTATGTGGTGGGAGGCTTCGATGGAACAGCGCACCTTGACTCCGTGGAGGTTTACAACATTAGGACAGACTATTGGACCACGGTAGCCAGTATGACCACTCCGCGCTGCTATGTTGGAGCTACCGTCCTCCGGGGACGACTCTACGCCATAGCTGG GTATGATGGAAACTCCCTTCTGAGCAGTATCGAGTGTTACGACCCAGTTATTGACAGCTGGGAGGTGGTCACCTCCATGGCCACACAGCGCTGCGATGCAGGAGTGTGTGTCCTGCGAGAGAAGTGA